Proteins from one Xiphophorus hellerii strain 12219 chromosome 8, Xiphophorus_hellerii-4.1, whole genome shotgun sequence genomic window:
- the btf3 gene encoding transcription factor BTF3, whose translation MKEAIMNQEKLAKLQAQVRIGGKGSARRKKKVVHRTATADDKKLQFSLKKLGVNNISGIEEVNMFTNQGTVIHFNNPKVQASLAANTFTITGHAETKQLTEMLPGILNQLGADSLTSLRRLAEALPKQAGDGKAPIAAVEEEDDDVPDLVENFDEASKDEAN comes from the exons ATGAAAGAAGCAATTATGAATCAAGAAAAACTCGCTAAACTACAAGCGCAAGTCCGCATCGGTGGAAAG GGAAGCGCCCGCAGAAAGAAGAAGGTTGTACACAGAACGGCGACCGCCGACGACAAGAAGCTCCAGTTCTCACTAAAGAAGCTCGGCGTCAACAACATCTCCGGCATCGAAGAG GTGAACATGTTCACGAACCAGGGCACAGTGATCCACTTCAACAACCCCAAAGTGCAGGCCTCCCTCGCCGCCAACACCTTCACCATCACCGGCCACGCCGAGACCAAGCAGCTGACCGAGATGCTGCCCGGCATCCTCAACCAGCTGGGAGCCGACAGCCTGACGAGCTTGCGGAGACTCGCCGAGGCTCTCCCCAAACAGG CTGGAGATGGAAAAGCACCGATTGCAGCAGTAGAGGAAGAGGACGACGACGTTCCAG ACCTGGTGGAGAATTTCGACGAAGCGTCTAAGGACGAGGCCAACTAG
- the ankra2 gene encoding ankyrin repeat family A protein 2, whose product MDNVTVAAVEGTAVCPLVAEDMEGICVMPDLSSIKTEQSVGPTPDEPSPQNVAMGIKFILPNRFDMNVCSRFVKSLNEEDSKNIQDQVNSDLEVASVLFKAECNIQTSPSPGIQVRHVYTPSTTKHFSPIKQSTTLTNKHRGNEVSSTPLLVHSLSIHQLAAQGEMVFLASRIEQETVINLQDDEGFTPLMWAAAHGQIAVVEFLLQNGADPNLLAKGRESALSLACSKGYTDIVKMLIDCGVDVNEYDWNGGAPLLYAVHGNHVRCVEILLDSGADPTVESDSGFNAMDMAVAMGHRNVQQVMEAHLLKLLMGIRE is encoded by the exons ATGGATAACGTCACCGTGGCAGCTGTAGAGGGGACCGCTGTCTGTCCCCTGGTCGCTGAGGACATGGAGGGGATCTGCGTGATGCCTGACCTGAGCTCCATAAAGACCGAGCAGTCTGTGGGTCCGACCCCCGACGAGCCAAGCCCCCAAAATGTGGCCATGGGCATCAAGTTCATCCTCCCCAACCGCTTTGACATGAACGTTTGCTCCAGATTTGTGAAGTCCCTCAACGAGGAGGACAGTAAGAACATTCAGGACCAGGTGAACTCTGACCTGGAGGTTGCTTCCGTTCTGTTTAAAG CTGAGTGCAACATCCAAACCTCACCGTCACCAGGTATACAAGTACGTCACGTTTACACGCCGTCCACCACCAAACATTTCTCCCCGATCAAACAGTCTACCACGCTGACCAACAAACACCGTGGCAACGAGGTTTCCTCCACGCCTCTTTTGGTCCACT CTTTATCCATTCATCAGCTGGCAGCCCAGGGAGAAATGGTGTTTTTGGCCAGTAGAATTGAACAAG AGACCGTAATCAATCTCCAAGACGACGAAGGTTTCACCCCTCTCATGTGGGCTGCGGCGCACGGACAAATCGCCGTCGTCGAGTTTCTGCTGCAGAAC GGGGCCGACCCAAACCTGCTGGCCAAAGGAAGGGAAAGTGCGCTGTCTCTGGCCTGCAGTAAGGGATACACAGACATAGTGAAGATGCTCATCGACTGTGGAGTGGATGTCAATGAGTACGACTGG AATGGAGGAGCCCCTCTGCTGTATGCTGTCCATGGCAACCATGTGCGGTGTGTTGAGATTCTGTTAG ATAGCGGCGCTGATCCTACTGTAGAGTCGGATTCGGGATTCAACGCCATGGATATGGCCGTGGCTATGGGTCATCGAAACG ttCAACAGGTGATGGAGGCCCACCTATTGAAGCTACTGATGGGAATCAGAGAGTGA